One genomic window of Cupriavidus oxalaticus includes the following:
- a CDS encoding ATP phosphoribosyltransferase regulatory subunit, with protein MSNHWLLPENIADVLPSEARKIEELRRRMLDLFRTYGYELVMPPMLEYLESLLTGTGHDLDLRTLKLVDQLSGRTMGLRADITPQVARIDAHLLNRPGVTRLCYAGNVLHARPAGFHATREPIQIGAEIYGHAGLEADVEIQELMLAALQAAGLSEIRIDLCHAGILEALLAGLPSIRKIEDALFAALETKDVPALRELTVGMPQTERDALLALPTLYGGVEVLDRARATLPPSPAIGRALDELAALAVQVRGASVNIDLSDLRGYHYHSGVMFAAYVAGLPNYVARGGRYDKVGEAFGRARPATGFSLDLREVASLSPVEVRAQAIFAPWDADPALRAAISALRAAGEIVIQSLPGHTHELDEFNCDRQLVRQDSGWAVVPR; from the coding sequence ATGTCCAACCATTGGCTGCTACCAGAAAACATTGCCGACGTGCTGCCGTCGGAAGCGCGCAAGATCGAAGAACTGCGTCGCCGCATGCTGGACCTGTTCCGCACCTACGGCTACGAGCTGGTCATGCCGCCGATGCTGGAATACCTGGAGTCGCTGCTGACCGGCACCGGGCATGACCTGGACCTGCGCACGCTCAAGCTGGTGGACCAGCTGTCGGGCCGCACCATGGGCCTGCGCGCCGATATCACGCCGCAGGTGGCGCGCATCGACGCCCACCTGCTGAACCGGCCAGGCGTGACGCGCCTGTGCTATGCCGGCAACGTGCTGCATGCGCGGCCGGCGGGCTTCCATGCCACGCGCGAGCCGATCCAGATCGGTGCCGAAATCTACGGCCACGCCGGCCTCGAAGCCGACGTCGAGATCCAGGAGCTGATGCTGGCTGCGCTGCAGGCTGCGGGCCTGTCGGAGATCCGCATCGACCTGTGCCACGCCGGCATCCTGGAAGCGCTGCTGGCCGGACTGCCGTCGATCCGCAAGATCGAGGACGCACTCTTTGCCGCGCTCGAGACCAAGGACGTGCCCGCGCTGCGCGAGCTGACCGTGGGCATGCCGCAGACCGAACGCGATGCGCTGCTGGCGCTGCCGACGCTGTACGGCGGGGTCGAAGTGCTGGACCGCGCCCGCGCCACGCTGCCGCCGAGCCCGGCGATCGGCCGCGCGCTGGACGAACTGGCCGCGCTGGCGGTGCAGGTGCGTGGCGCCAGCGTCAATATCGACCTGTCGGACCTGCGCGGTTACCACTATCACAGCGGTGTGATGTTCGCCGCCTATGTGGCGGGCCTGCCCAACTACGTGGCCCGCGGCGGGCGCTATGACAAGGTGGGCGAAGCCTTCGGCCGCGCCCGCCCGGCGACGGGCTTTTCGCTCGACCTGCGCGAAGTGGCGTCGCTGTCACCGGTGGAAGTGCGCGCCCAGGCGATTTTCGCGCCCTGGGATGCGGATCCGGCACTGCGTGCCGCGATTTCCGCGCTGCGTGCCGCTGGCGAGATCGTGATCCAGTCGTTGCCGGGCCATACTCACGAGCTCGACGAATTCAACTGTGATCGCCAGCTGGTGCGCCAGGATTCCGGCTGGGCCGTGGTGCCGCGCTGA
- the hflC gene encoding protease modulator HflC, with translation MNRLISFAIGFFILLAVLSSMLFVVDQRQYAVVFAFGEIKQVVREPGLHFKLPPPFQNVVFMDRRLQTIDVAANERFLTAEKKSMVVDWFVKWRITDPRKFFVAFGGNLRGAQDRMTQRIDAVAREEFGRRTVADVVAGEREQVMQAIRSGMVEYAKSVGVEILDVRLKRVDLLPAISESVYRRMEAERKRVANELRSTGAAEGEKIRADADRQREVVLAEAYRDAQVIKGNGDAKASQIYGDAFGRDPQFAQFWRSMEAYRNTFRDKRDVLVLEPNSEFFRYMRSSGGAAAAASGGSGGKR, from the coding sequence ATGAACCGACTGATTTCCTTCGCGATCGGCTTTTTCATCCTGCTGGCCGTGCTGTCGTCGATGCTGTTCGTGGTCGACCAGCGCCAGTACGCCGTGGTGTTCGCCTTCGGCGAGATCAAGCAGGTGGTGCGCGAGCCCGGCCTGCATTTCAAGCTGCCGCCGCCGTTCCAGAACGTGGTCTTCATGGACCGCCGCCTGCAGACCATCGACGTGGCCGCCAACGAGCGCTTCCTGACCGCCGAGAAGAAGAGCATGGTGGTGGACTGGTTCGTCAAGTGGCGCATCACCGATCCGCGCAAGTTCTTCGTCGCCTTCGGCGGCAACCTGCGCGGCGCCCAGGACCGCATGACCCAGCGTATCGATGCCGTGGCGCGCGAGGAGTTCGGCAGGCGCACCGTGGCCGACGTGGTCGCGGGCGAGCGCGAGCAGGTGATGCAGGCCATCCGCAGCGGCATGGTCGAATACGCCAAGTCGGTGGGTGTCGAGATCCTGGACGTGCGCCTGAAGCGCGTCGACCTGCTGCCGGCGATCAGCGAATCGGTGTACCGCCGCATGGAGGCCGAGCGCAAGCGCGTGGCCAACGAGCTGCGCTCCACCGGCGCCGCCGAGGGCGAAAAGATCCGCGCCGACGCCGACCGCCAGCGCGAAGTGGTGCTGGCCGAGGCCTATCGCGATGCCCAGGTGATCAAGGGCAACGGCGATGCCAAGGCGTCGCAGATCTACGGCGATGCCTTTGGCCGCGACCCGCAGTTCGCGCAGTTCTGGCGCAGCATGGAAGCGTATCGCAACACCTTCCGCGACAAGCGCGACGTGCTGGTGCTGGAGCCCAATTCCGAGTTCTTCCGCTATATGCGTTCCAGCGGCGGCGCCGCGGCGGCCGCGTCCGGCGGGTCCGGAGGCAAGCGCTAG